A stretch of DNA from Longimicrobium terrae:
ACGCGCGGCAGCAGGCGGAGCGCTGGCAGGACGCGTTCGACGCCCCTGACGGCGCTGAACCGGCCGCGCCGCTCGGCTTCGGCTGGCGCACGGCGGCGGCGCCGGTGGAGGCCGGTGGACTTCGATGGACGGTGCGCGAGGCGTTCGCCTGCGCGGAGCCGTTCCACGCCGCGCTCCTCTGCGCCCCGTCGGACGGACGGCTGAACGCGCGTCTCCTGTTCGACCCCGCGCGTTTTATGGATGAGGCCGCTGCGCGCCTGGCGGAGCAGGCCGCGACGGTGCTGGCCGCCGTCGCCGCCGATCCGCACGCATCCGTCGCCTCGGTCGAGGTGATGGGGCCGCGCGAGCGGGCGTGGGTGCTGGAAACCCTCGGCGCCGGCCCGGCCAACGGCGCGGTGCCGGATGAGACCGTTCTCGCGCGCATCCTCGCCGTTGCGCAGGCGCATCCCGCGCGCGAGGTGCTGCGCGGCGAAGATGGCGCGATGACATACGGCGCGCTCGCCATCCGCATCCGCGCCCTGTCCGCACGACTGCGCGCGGCGGGGATCGGGACGGAGGCGCGTGCCGGCATCCTCCTGGGCCGCTCGCCGGACGCGGTGGCCGCCATGCTGGCCGTGATGCACGCGGGCGGAGCCTACGTCCCGCTGGACGCCTCGTATCCGCGCGAGCGGCTTGTGTACATGCTGCGCGATTCCGGCGCGACGGTCCTGATCACCGACGACGCGCACGCCTCGCTCGCCGGTGAGGCCGGATGCACCGTGCTGCTCGCCGGCGCGGAATCGACCGGATTGGCTGGATCGATGGAATCCGTCCGATCGGCTGAATCGACCGGATCGGCTGAATCGATCGAATCCGCCGGATCGTCCGAATCCAGCGAGTCGACCGAATCCGCCGGATCGACCGAAGTGATCAGCGCGGGTGGAGATGAGTCCGCGGCGCGGGCGGAGGGCGCGGCGTACGTCATCTACACCTCCGGCACGACGGGGCAGCCCAAGGGGACGGTGATTGAACACCGCAACCTGGCCCGCTACGTCCGCGCGGCGGAGGCTGCGCTGGATCTGCCGGATGGGGCGCGCTACGCCGTCGTCAGCACGCTGGCTGCCGACCTGGGCGCCACCATGCTGTTCCCGGCGCTCTGCCGCGGCGGCACGCTGCACCTCGTCTCCGAGCGCCGCGCCACCGATCCCGAGGCGTGGGCGGAGTACGCTTCACGCCACGAGATCGACTGCCTCAAGGCCGTCCCCTCGCACCTGCGCCTGCTGATGGAATCGGCGGTGCCGGTGCTCCCCCGCCAGCGGCTGGTGCTGGGCGGCGAGGCGGCGGAGGCGGAACTGGTGGAGCGCGTGCGGCGCGTTGCCCCGGAGCTGCGCGTCTTCAACCACTACGGCCCGACGGAAACCACGGTCGGCGTCGTGGCGGGGGAGATCGTCCCCGGCGACGGGCGCCCGCCGCTGGGCCGGCCGCTTCCCGGCGCGCGCGTCTTTCTGCTGGACGCGGACGGCCGCCTGGTGCCCGCCGGCGTCCCCGGCGAGGTGCACGTGGGCGGCGGAACCGTCGCGCGCGGCTACCTGGGCCGCGCGGCCATGACGGCCGGGCGCTTCGTGCCCGATCCGTTCAGCGGCCAGCCCGGCGCGCGGATGTACTGCACCGGCGACCGCGCCCGCTGGGGCGCGGACGGACGGCTGGAGTTCCTGGGCCGCCTGGACCGGCAGGTCAAGGTGAACGGATGGCGCACGGAGCCGGCCGAGATCGAGGCCGCCCTGGCGGACCATCCGGACGTGGCCGCCGCCCGCGTGGTGGCGCGCGACACGGACGGCGGCGTGCGCCTGGCCGCGTACATCGTGGCGGCGGAGGGCGCGCCGGCGGACGCGGACGCGCTCCGCGCCCACCTGCGCGAACGGCTTCCCGCGGCGTTCATCCCCGCCGACCTGGTCTTCATCCCCCGCCTGCCGCTTACGCCCAACGGCAAGGTGGACCTGCGCGCGCTTCCCGACCCGGCCTCGGCCGCCGCCGCGCCGCGCGAGCACGTTCCCCCCGCCACCCCCACGGAAACCGCGCTGGTGGCGCTGTGGGAAGCCATGCTGGAGCGCACCGGCGTGGGCGTGACCGACGACTTCTTTGATGCGGGGGGCAACTCCTTTCTGGCGGTGCGGCTGATGTCGCGCATTCACCAGGACCTGGGCCGCCGCCTGCCGCTGGCCGCGCTGATCGGCGCGGGAAACGTGCGGGCCATGGCGGCGCTGGTGGACACCGGGGAAGGGGACGCGCCGGACTACCTGGTGCGCGTCCGCGAGGGTGAGGCGGGGCGCACCCCGCTCATCTGCTTTCACCCCGGGGAGGGGACCGTCCTGTGCTACCACCAGCTCGCCCGGCACTTCGAGGATCCCGGCCTGCCCGTCTACGCGCTGCAGGCGCTGGACTTCGAGATGGGCCGCGCCCCGCTGACCGCCATCCACGAGCTGGCGGCGCGCTACGCGGATGCCATCACCGCGCGCTTCGGCGGGGAGCCCTGCCTGCTGGCGGGGTGGTCGTTCGGCGGGCTGGTCGCGTTCGAGGCCGCGCGCCAGCTGGCCGCGCGGGGCGTGGAGGTGCAGCGGGTGCTGCTGCTGGACTGCCGCCTTCCCGTCACCGGACCCGCGCTGGGCGAGGTGGATCCCGCGCTCTTCCGGCTGAGCCTGCTGCTGCACGGCTCGCGGCTGCTGCGTGACGGGCGGCCCGTGGTGGCGCCGGATGAGCTGCACGGGCTGGACATTCACGCGCAGCTCCGGCTGCTGGCGGAGCGGCAGGAGGTTGACGCGCAGTCGCTGTACCCGTGGCACGTCCCCGCCGACCGGCTGGAGGACTACCTGGAGATCCGCGAGGCGCGCACGCGCGGAATCCAGGCGTACGCCTGGGCGCCCGCCCCCGTGGCGCTCACGCTGCTGCGCGCGGAAGAGGCGGAGGTGGAATCCGCCTTTCCCGAACTGACGGCCGCGTACGTCCGCGCCGCGGAAAGCCCCGACTACGGCTGGGGGCCCCTCGCCGCCGGCCCGGTGGACGTGGTGAGCGTCCCCGGCACGCACCACAGCATGTTCAACGAGCCCCACGTGCGCGCGCTGGCCGCCGCCGTGGAGCGCGCCGCGGCGGCCGTCCGGCCCGCCGCGCGCTGACCCCCATCCCCACAAACCCCGCACCAGGGCCTGACCATGAGCGACGAGACGGAAGACACGCGCGAGCACGTGGCGGTGGTGAACCACGAGGAACAGTACAGCGTGTGGCTGGCCGACCGGGAAATCCCCGCCGGCTGGCGCGACGCGGGCACGCGCGGCACCCGCGCCGAATGCCTGGCCTGGATCGAGACGGTGTGGACGGACATGCGCCCGCTCTCCCTGCGCCAGCGCATGGAAGACGACGCCCGCCCCGCCGGCGCCGCGGCGTGAGCGCGGCAACCCCAACCCAGGGCCGTCCATGCTGCAGCTGCTGAACGTTGCGCGGTACCTGCTGGGCATGTCGCGCGGGGTGCGGATGTCCCGGCTCACCCTGGCCGGCGTGATCTTTACGGGGCTGCTGAGCGGCCTGGCCATGGCCGCGCTGGTGGCGGTCATCAACCAGCTCATCACCGCCGGCGCGGCACCCTCGCGCCGGCTGATGTGGGCGTTCGCCGCGCTGGTGGTGCTGCGGCCGGCGCTGCGGCTGGGGTCGCAGCTGCTGCTGCTCCGGCTGACCGAGCACAGCTTCTACGTGCTGCGGGTGGAGCTGTGCCGGCGCATTCTGGCCACCCCCATGCGCCACCTGGAGGAGCTGGGCCGCGCCCGGCTGATGGCGGCGCTTTCCACCGATGTGGGGCAGATCGCCACCGCCGTCGTGCTGATGCCGCAGCTGGTGATGCACCTGGCCGTGGTGGTGGGCTTCACCGCGTACCTGGCCTGGCTGGCGCTTCCGCTCATGCCCGTGCTGCTGGCCGTCTCCGTCCTGGGCTGGTTCAGCTTCCGCCGCGCGGTGGGCAAGGCGGTGGAAAAGACGGCGCTGGGGCGCGAACTGTACGACCAGCTCTTTCAGGGGCTGCGCGCGGTGACGGAGGGGACCAAGGAGCTCAAGATGCACGGCCCCCGCCGCGACGAGTTTCTGGCCGACTTCGACGACGTGTCGCGCCGCCACCGGCGCGAGATCCGGCACAGCGACGTGGCGCTGGCGTGGCTGGCCACGTGGAGCGAGATGCTCTTCTTTCTCGCCATCGGCCTGTTTCTGTTCGTGACCCCCGCGTTCATCACGCTGCAGCCGGGCGTGCTGGCCAGCGCGGTGCTGGCGGTGCTCATGCTGCGCACGCCGGTGGAGGCGCTCAACAACGGACTTCCCGCGCTGGCCCAGTCCGCCGCGGCCATCGAAAAGGTGGAGCGCCTGACGCGCGACCTGGCCGGGCGCGACACGGGCGCGCACTCCCCCGCGGTTCCGGGCGCCGCGTGGCGGTCTCTGGAGCTGGTGGACGTGACGCACGGCTACCGCCGCGAGGCGGACGACGAGCGCTTTCTGCTGGGCCCGCTGAACCTGCGCTTCGTGCCCGGGGAGCTGGTCTTCATCGTGGGGGGCAACGGGAGCGGAAAAACCACGCTGGCCAAGCTGATCCTGGGGCTGTACGCCCCGGAGGGCGGGGAGGTGGTGATGGACGGCGTGCCGGTGACCGATGCCACCCGCGACCGCTACCGCCAGCACTTTTCCGCCATCTTCGCCGACTTCTTTCTGTTCGACGACCTGCGCGGCGTGAGCCCCGAGGCGCTGGACCGGCGCGCGGGGGCGTACCTGGAGCGGCTGCACCTGCAGCACCGGGTGCGCGTGCGCGACGGCCGCCTGTCCACCACCGACCTGTCCACGGGGCAGCGCAAGCGGCTGGCGCTGCTGGCGTCGTACCTGGAAGACCGGCCGCTGTACCTGTTTGACGAGTGGGCGGCGGACCAGGACCCCGCCTTCAAGGACGTGTTCTACACGCAGCTCCTTCCCGAGCTGCGGGCGCAGGGCAAGACGGTGCTCGTGATCAGCCACGACGACCGCTACTACGCCACCGCCGACCGCCTGGTGCGGCTGGAGAACGGCGCCGTGGCGTACGACGGCGACCCGAACGAGTACGCGGGCCCGCTCGGCGCGCTGGAGGCCGTGTGAGCGCCGCCCCCCGCCATCCCCCCATCCGCTCCGGCGCGCCGCACCCGCGGCCCGCGCCGGCCCACGCCGCACCCGCGAAGGCCGCATGCAAGACACTCGACTGATCCGCCGGACGGACATTCTGCGCGGCGTGCGCCCCGCGGCGCCGCCCCCACGGCCCGGGCTGGAAACCTTTGACGCGCTGGAGTCGGCGGTGCGCAGCTACTGCCGCGCCTTTCCGGTGGTGTTCGCCCGGGCGCGCGGCGCCACCCTCGTGGACGAGGACGGCCACGAGTACATCGACTTCTTTGCCGGCGCGGGGACGCTCAACTACGGGCACAACCCGCAGTTCCTCAAGGACCGCATCGCCGAGTACCTGGCGGGCGACGGCATTCTGCACGGGCTGGACATGGCCACGGGCGCCAAGCGCGATTTTCTGGAGCGCTTTGACCGGGTCATTCTGCGGCCGCGCGGGCTGGAGTACCGCATTCAGTTTCCCGGGCCCACCGGCACCAACGCCGTGGAAGCCGCGCTCAAGCTGGCGCGCAAGGCCACGGGGCGCCGCACGGTGGCGTACTTCGCCAACGCGTACCACGGCATGTCGCTCGGCGCGCTGGCCGTCACCGGCAACGCCTCCAAGCGGCGCGGCGCGGGCGTGCCCCTGAACGACACCGTCGCCCTGCCGTACGACGGCGACCTGGGCCCCGGCATCGACTCGCTGGACGTGTTCGAGGCCATGCTGCGCAACTCCGGAAGCGGGGTGGAGCTCCCCGCGGCCGTCATCGTGGAAACGGTGCAGGCCGAGGGCGGGGTCAAGGTGGCGCGGGCGGAGTGGCTGCGGCGGCTGGAGTCGCTGTGCCGCGCGCACGGGGTGCTGCTCATCGTGGACGACATCCAGACGGGGTGCGGACGCACGGGGAGCTTCTTTTCCTTCGAGGAGGCCGGCATCACCCCCGACCTGGTGACGCTGTCCAAGTCCATCAGCGGAATCGGGCTGCCGATGGCGCTGGTCCTGATCCGCCCGGAGCTGGACGTGTGGAACCCGGGCGAGCACAACGGCACCTTCCGCGGCAACAACCTGGCGTTCGTCACCGCCGCGGCCGTGCTGGAATACTGGGAGCACGACGGGCTGAGCCGCGCCGTGCACGAAAAGGGCGAGCAGATCCGCGCGCGCCTGCAGTCGTGGGCCGACGCCGATCCCTCGCTGGGCGGCGTGGTGCGCGGGCGAGGGATGATCCGAGGGATCGCGTTCGCGGACCCGGACCTGGCGTCGCGCGTGTCGGCCGGGGCGTTCCGGCGCGGCGTGATCGTGGAAACGGCCGGGCCGCGCGACGAGGTGCTCAAGCTGATCCCCCCGCTCACCATCTCCGACGGGCAGCTGGAGTCGGGGCTGGCGCGCATCGAGGCGGCGCTGGAAGAGGCCGTCGCCCTCGTGCCGGCCGGCGCGGCCGCCGGGGAGGCGGCGTGAGCACGGGGCGGGTGGTGGCGGCGGTGCACCTGTACCGCGGGCCGGAGCGGCCGCTGGTGGTCAAGTTCGGCGGCACCTCGCTGGCCACGCCGCAGCGGATGCGGCGGGCCGCGGCGCGGGTGGCGGCGTACGCGCGGGAAGGGCGCAATGTGGTGGTGGTCGTCAGCGCCATGGGGCACCGCACCGACCGCATTCTGCGCTGGGTGCGGGACGTGTGCGACGGCGCGCCGCCAGCCGCCATCGCGCGCGACGTGGACCGCGCGGTCGCCACGGGCGAGGAGCTTTCCGCCGGGCTGATGGCGGCCGCGCTGGGTGCCATGGGCGTGCGCGCGGCGGCGCTGCGCGGCGGCGAGGCGGGCGTCCGCGTGGTGGGCGAGTTCGGAGCGGGGCGCATCCGCGAGGTGAATCCGCGGCGCCTGCGCGCGCTGCTGGCCGAGGGCGTGGTTCCGGTGATCGCCGGCTTTCAGGGCGAGCGCGATGACTGCGAACTGGTCACGCTGGAGCGGGGTGGAAGCGACATCACCGCCGTGGCCGTGGCGGCCGCGCTGGGGTGCGCGCCCTGCCACGTGGTGACCGACGTGGACGCCGTGTACGCCGCGGACCCGCGGGTGGACCCGGGCGCCGAGCGCTTCACCGATCTCACGCACGGGCAGATGCTGGCGCTGGCCGAGGCGGGCGCCCACGTGCTGCACGCCGGCGCCGCGCGCCTGGCGCACACCCTGAACGTGCCGTTGCGCGTCTACAGCTTCCGCGCGCCGCTCCGCCGGCCGGGCGGGACCCGCGTGGGCTGCATGGCCGCGGATGGCGTGGTGGCCGACGGCGTCGCGGAAGGCGTGTAGCCGGCGGAAGAAGCGCGCCGCACGGGCCGGTCACGATCGAAATCCGCGAATCGAGTGAACGGACGGCGAGCCAGGCGAGCGCAGCTGGTCATCATCCCGCCAAGCACGGATCGGCGGCGGTGACGGGGATCAGCGGTGACGGGAATCGGGATGGATGGCCGTCATCTCATCCACTCATCTCCCGGAAACGACGCGATCACGGATGTACGGATTGGTGGCGGTGCACGCGCCCGCACACCTGCCGCGCGGTCTTTGAAGCGGATGCCGGACGGGGGTTGATCGACGAGATGCGGCAGTCCTGCCATCGCCTGTGACCGCGGATCGGAAGATCTGAATCGGCGAATCGGCGAATCGGCGGATGGGCTGATCAACAGCAGCTGGATCGCCGGACCGACGGTGACGGATCGGCGGATCGACTGAGTTGATCGAAAGAACTGGATCGACCGAGCTGATCGACGGAAATCTGGATCGGCGACGGGCCGCACGGATCTGATGGATGAACTGCGACGGGAAGAACGGTGGGCGCCCGGCGGGACCCGTGTGTCCCCGGAGCAACTGGATGCAGACGAAAGATGTGATGGACTCCGGGACGGGAGCCACCTGTTCCGGGGCGGAAAAACTACGCAGCGGCGGCGCAGCGCCCGGCCGCGGCGGCCGAACCACAAGGATGGATCGATGTCGAAGAGGCACCTGGTCTCCCTGGGCGACCTGTCGCCGGACGAGATGAACTACCTGGTGGACCGCGGCGTCCGCATGCGCGAGCTGCGCGGCGTGGCCCGCACGCTGGAAGGAAAGACGGTGGGGATCTGGTTCCGAAAGACCTCCACGCGCACGCGCACCTCGTTCACCGTGGGCGCGCAGAAGCTGGGGGCCGACATCATTTCCTACGGCCCCACGGACCTGCAGACCAACACCGGCGAAAGCATCGAGGACACCAGCCGCGTGCTGAGCGGCTTTCTGGATGCCCTCGTCGTGCGCACCGCCGAGGACCAGCGCGAGATGACCGTGCTGGCCGGGCAGGATTCCATGTCGGTGGTGAACGCCATGGCCGACCTGGAGCACCCCAGCCAGGCGCTGGCCGACCTCACCACCATGAAGGAGCACTTCGGCCGGCTGGAGGGGCTGCACGTGCTGTACATGGGCGAGGGAAACAACAGCGCCACCGCGCTCGCCCTGGCGCTGGCCAAGATCCCCGGCGCCCGGCTCACGCTCCTGACTCCGCCGGGATACGGCATGCCCGCGGAGCTGATGGAGCGCGCCCGCGCCGACGCCGCCGTCCACGGCGCCGTCATCGAGGAGTCGCACGACGCCGCCGATCTCCCGCGGGAGGTGGACGTCGTCTACACCACGCGCTGGCAGACCACGGGAAGCAGCAAGGCCCACGAGGACTGGCGCGAGCGCTTCGCCCCCTTCGCCGTAACTCCGCGCATCATGCGCGACGCGTCGCGCGCGGACGGGACCACGGTGTTCATGCACGACCTTCCCGCCGTGCGCGGCGAAGAAGTGGAGGGCGAGGTGCTGGACGGGCCGCAGAGCATCGCGTTCCGCCAGGCGGAGAACAAGCTGTACAGCGCCATGGCCGTGCTGGAATGGTGCGTGGCCGGGCCGCAGAACGGGGAGGGATGACCATGTCTTCTCACTCCCGCCGCGCGCCGGCCGGCGCCGCGGCCTCCGCCAAGCCGTTCTTTGACCTCCCCGCCGAGGTCGCCTTTCGCTCCGTCTCCGCCGCGGCCGCCGGCTTCCCCTCGCTGGACGAGGGCGTGCTGTGCGCCGTGGGGCACACCCCGCTGGTGTCGCTGCGCGGCGTGGGGCAGGGGCGCCTGCGCGTGTACGCCAAGCTGGAGGGGCTCAACCCTGGCGGCAGCGCCAAGGACCGCCCCGCGCTCAACATCATCCGCGCCGGGATCGCCGCGGGGCAGGTGCGGCCCGGCACCGTGGTGGTGGAATCCAGCTCCGGCAACATGGGGGTCGGGCTGGCGCAGGCGTGCAGCTACCTGGGGCTGCGCTTCGTGTGTGTGGTTGATCCGCGGACGACGACGCAGAACATCCAGCTGCTGCGCGCCTACGGGGCCGCGGTGGAAGTGGTGGAGCACCCGGATCCGGAAACGGGCGAGTTTCTCCACGCCCGCATCCGCCGCGTGCGCGAAATCCTGGAGTCCGTCCCCAGCGGCTTCTGGCCGGACCAGTTCAACCACGAAGCCAACGCCGCCGCCCACCGCGACGGCACCATGCGCGAGATCGCCGCGGAGCTGGAGGGGGCGGTGGACTACGTCTTCTGCGCCACCAGCACCTGCGGCACCCTGCGCGGCTGCGCCGACTACCTGCGCGAAACCGGCCTCGACACCCGCCTGGTGGCCGTGGACGCGCTGGGAAGCGTGATCTTCGGCGGCCCGCACGCGGAGCGCATCATTCCCGGGCTGGGGTCGGGGATGGTTCCCGGGCTGCTGCGGCCGGGGCTGGCGCACGCGCAGGTGCACGTCACCAACCTGGACTGCGTGGCGGGGTGCCGGCGCGCGGCGCTGCGCGAGGCGCTGCTGGTGGGGGGCAGCTCGGGCGGCGTGTACACCGCCTTCGAGCGCATGCAGGACGAACTTCCCGACGGGTCCGTGTGCGTCCTGGTCTTCTGCGACCGCGGCGAGCGCTACCTGGACACCGTCTTTTCCGACACGTGGGTGCAGGAGCGCTTCGGCGACGTCGCCCACCTCTGGCAAACCGACGACGAAAGGCTCCCGGCGTGGACATGAACGGAATTCTTCTCCTGCGGGGAGAAGAGGTGCGCGAACTCCTGGAGGGGCGCGAGGGCGAGGTGCTGAACGCCGTGGAGAGCGCCTACCGCACCCACGGCACGGGCGACAGCGACCTTCCGCACTCCACGTTTCTGCGCTTTCCGCACGATCCCGGGGCGCGCATCATCTGCCTTCCCGCCTTTCTGGGCGGCGGCCGCCGCGTGGCGGGGATGAAGTGGATCGCCTCCTTTCCGCGCAACCTGGACGCGGGAATGGAGCGCGCCAGCGCCACGCTGGTGCTGAACGACGCCGACACGGGCCGCCCGCTGGCCTTCATGGAAGCGTCGCTCATCAGCGCGAAGCGGACTGCGGCGAGCGCCGCGCTGGGCGCCGTGCACCTGCACGCCGGGCTGGACCACGCGCGCGTGGGCATCGTGGGGTGCGGGCCCATTTCGCTGGAGATCGTGCGCTACCTTCGCGCCGCGCTCCCGGGGATCGAGCAGCTCGTCGTGTTCGACCTGAGCACGGAGCGGGCGGAAAACTTTCGCGCCGTGGTGGCGCGCGAGGTGGGGATGGATGACGTGCGGATCGCGTCGTCCGCGGACGAGGTGCTGTCCGCCACCTCGCTCACCGCCTTCGGCACCACCGCGTCCACGCCGCACGTGCACTCGCTTCCCGCCAGCCCGGACCCGCGGACGATTCTGCACATCTCCCTGCGCGACCTGAGCCCGCAGATCATTCTGGCCGCGGACAACGTGGTGGACGACGTGGACCACGTGGCCCGCGCCAATACCTCCATCCACCTGGCCGAGCAGGTGGCCGGCAACCGCGGCTTCGTGCGCTGCACGCTGGCGGACGTGCTGGACGGCCGCGCCCCCGCGCGCGCCGGGAATGT
This window harbors:
- a CDS encoding cyclic peptide export ABC transporter; this encodes MLQLLNVARYLLGMSRGVRMSRLTLAGVIFTGLLSGLAMAALVAVINQLITAGAAPSRRLMWAFAALVVLRPALRLGSQLLLLRLTEHSFYVLRVELCRRILATPMRHLEELGRARLMAALSTDVGQIATAVVLMPQLVMHLAVVVGFTAYLAWLALPLMPVLLAVSVLGWFSFRRAVGKAVEKTALGRELYDQLFQGLRAVTEGTKELKMHGPRRDEFLADFDDVSRRHRREIRHSDVALAWLATWSEMLFFLAIGLFLFVTPAFITLQPGVLASAVLAVLMLRTPVEALNNGLPALAQSAAAIEKVERLTRDLAGRDTGAHSPAVPGAAWRSLELVDVTHGYRREADDERFLLGPLNLRFVPGELVFIVGGNGSGKTTLAKLILGLYAPEGGEVVMDGVPVTDATRDRYRQHFSAIFADFFLFDDLRGVSPEALDRRAGAYLERLHLQHRVRVRDGRLSTTDLSTGQRKRLALLASYLEDRPLYLFDEWAADQDPAFKDVFYTQLLPELRAQGKTVLVISHDDRYYATADRLVRLENGAVAYDGDPNEYAGPLGALEAV
- the sbnB gene encoding 2,3-diaminopropionate biosynthesis protein SbnB: MNGILLLRGEEVRELLEGREGEVLNAVESAYRTHGTGDSDLPHSTFLRFPHDPGARIICLPAFLGGGRRVAGMKWIASFPRNLDAGMERASATLVLNDADTGRPLAFMEASLISAKRTAASAALGAVHLHAGLDHARVGIVGCGPISLEIVRYLRAALPGIEQLVVFDLSTERAENFRAVVAREVGMDDVRIASSADEVLSATSLTAFGTTASTPHVHSLPASPDPRTILHISLRDLSPQIILAADNVVDDVDHVARANTSIHLAEQVAGNRGFVRCTLADVLDGRAPARAGNVTIFSPFGLGVLDLAVAQRVYEAAAAQGIGGVLDDFFPAPWDAPREALAGAR
- a CDS encoding non-ribosomal peptide synthetase; the encoded protein is MQAVIEGFRPSPGQRRAVVAARLRGGAGAGACLALSIRGPLDADRLRSALSSVAEGAEVLRTRLVSGAAGVLQVIGDEAPSWAVDEDWRGVAADEVARRVSAWTADALSQAEADDAPPVSASLHRVADDEHLLRVRLSAALADAASLERLAARVAAAYAGVVEDEEALQFADASEWQNDFLESDEAAEGRRLWKQRLAAARAASPLPMASHADAPAAPRLVPVPVDDGLLARLDAAAASVGVPASVLATTAWATLAHRLTGQTEARFAAEFDGRGFEELRGALGPFARFLPLAAEVGDGMRVADLARAVDHARQQAERWQDAFDAPDGAEPAAPLGFGWRTAAAPVEAGGLRWTVREAFACAEPFHAALLCAPSDGRLNARLLFDPARFMDEAAARLAEQAATVLAAVAADPHASVASVEVMGPRERAWVLETLGAGPANGAVPDETVLARILAVAQAHPAREVLRGEDGAMTYGALAIRIRALSARLRAAGIGTEARAGILLGRSPDAVAAMLAVMHAGGAYVPLDASYPRERLVYMLRDSGATVLITDDAHASLAGEAGCTVLLAGAESTGLAGSMESVRSAESTGSAESIESAGSSESSESTESAGSTEVISAGGDESAARAEGAAYVIYTSGTTGQPKGTVIEHRNLARYVRAAEAALDLPDGARYAVVSTLAADLGATMLFPALCRGGTLHLVSERRATDPEAWAEYASRHEIDCLKAVPSHLRLLMESAVPVLPRQRLVLGGEAAEAELVERVRRVAPELRVFNHYGPTETTVGVVAGEIVPGDGRPPLGRPLPGARVFLLDADGRLVPAGVPGEVHVGGGTVARGYLGRAAMTAGRFVPDPFSGQPGARMYCTGDRARWGADGRLEFLGRLDRQVKVNGWRTEPAEIEAALADHPDVAAARVVARDTDGGVRLAAYIVAAEGAPADADALRAHLRERLPAAFIPADLVFIPRLPLTPNGKVDLRALPDPASAAAAPREHVPPATPTETALVALWEAMLERTGVGVTDDFFDAGGNSFLAVRLMSRIHQDLGRRLPLAALIGAGNVRAMAALVDTGEGDAPDYLVRVREGEAGRTPLICFHPGEGTVLCYHQLARHFEDPGLPVYALQALDFEMGRAPLTAIHELAARYADAITARFGGEPCLLAGWSFGGLVAFEAARQLAARGVEVQRVLLLDCRLPVTGPALGEVDPALFRLSLLLHGSRLLRDGRPVVAPDELHGLDIHAQLRLLAERQEVDAQSLYPWHVPADRLEDYLEIREARTRGIQAYAWAPAPVALTLLRAEEAEVESAFPELTAAYVRAAESPDYGWGPLAAGPVDVVSVPGTHHSMFNEPHVRALAAAVERAAAAVRPAAR
- the ectB gene encoding diaminobutyrate--2-oxoglutarate transaminase gives rise to the protein MQDTRLIRRTDILRGVRPAAPPPRPGLETFDALESAVRSYCRAFPVVFARARGATLVDEDGHEYIDFFAGAGTLNYGHNPQFLKDRIAEYLAGDGILHGLDMATGAKRDFLERFDRVILRPRGLEYRIQFPGPTGTNAVEAALKLARKATGRRTVAYFANAYHGMSLGALAVTGNASKRRGAGVPLNDTVALPYDGDLGPGIDSLDVFEAMLRNSGSGVELPAAVIVETVQAEGGVKVARAEWLRRLESLCRAHGVLLIVDDIQTGCGRTGSFFSFEEAGITPDLVTLSKSISGIGLPMALVLIRPELDVWNPGEHNGTFRGNNLAFVTAAAVLEYWEHDGLSRAVHEKGEQIRARLQSWADADPSLGGVVRGRGMIRGIAFADPDLASRVSAGAFRRGVIVETAGPRDEVLKLIPPLTISDGQLESGLARIEAALEEAVALVPAGAAAGEAA
- the sbnA gene encoding 2,3-diaminopropionate biosynthesis protein SbnA yields the protein MSSHSRRAPAGAAASAKPFFDLPAEVAFRSVSAAAAGFPSLDEGVLCAVGHTPLVSLRGVGQGRLRVYAKLEGLNPGGSAKDRPALNIIRAGIAAGQVRPGTVVVESSSGNMGVGLAQACSYLGLRFVCVVDPRTTTQNIQLLRAYGAAVEVVEHPDPETGEFLHARIRRVREILESVPSGFWPDQFNHEANAAAHRDGTMREIAAELEGAVDYVFCATSTCGTLRGCADYLRETGLDTRLVAVDALGSVIFGGPHAERIIPGLGSGMVPGLLRPGLAHAQVHVTNLDCVAGCRRAALREALLVGGSSGGVYTAFERMQDELPDGSVCVLVFCDRGERYLDTVFSDTWVQERFGDVAHLWQTDDERLPAWT
- a CDS encoding ornithine carbamoyltransferase: MSKRHLVSLGDLSPDEMNYLVDRGVRMRELRGVARTLEGKTVGIWFRKTSTRTRTSFTVGAQKLGADIISYGPTDLQTNTGESIEDTSRVLSGFLDALVVRTAEDQREMTVLAGQDSMSVVNAMADLEHPSQALADLTTMKEHFGRLEGLHVLYMGEGNNSATALALALAKIPGARLTLLTPPGYGMPAELMERARADAAVHGAVIEESHDAADLPREVDVVYTTRWQTTGSSKAHEDWRERFAPFAVTPRIMRDASRADGTTVFMHDLPAVRGEEVEGEVLDGPQSIAFRQAENKLYSAMAVLEWCVAGPQNGEG
- a CDS encoding MbtH family protein, with product MSDETEDTREHVAVVNHEEQYSVWLADREIPAGWRDAGTRGTRAECLAWIETVWTDMRPLSLRQRMEDDARPAGAAA